The following DNA comes from Elusimicrobiota bacterium.
CGCCGCTCCGGTGATCATCACGACCTTGTCTTTGACTTGCAATTGAGCCTCCTTGTCGGTTGCGTCTCCGGCGACACGCCGCGGCGGTAGATCCGGGCGAAGAGCCGTATGGCGGAATCCTCGGACATGCCGTAATGCCCCGTCACCCTGAAGAGCTTCTCCATGATGAAGAAGTTCGAGAAGCCGAAGGACACCATCATCATCGCGGCGACGGGGTCCACGTCCGAGGCGACGGCGGTCCCGGTCTTCGCCTGGATATTCCGGTAGCGCTCGCGCATGGCCAGGAAGATCCTGCGGATGTGCCGGGCGTCGAACTCGACCATGTCCACGTAGATCAGCCGCATGTAGTCGGCGAAGTTCTCCACGGTCGCGCGGCTCGCCCGGCCCATCGCCTCGATGTTCTCGGGAAAGGGGATCTCGGAGAGGACGCGGGCGAGCGGCTGCTCGGGGGAGAAGTACTCCCGCTCGTATTCCTTCAGGAGCGTGGCGAAGAGCTGCTCCTTGGTGGGGAAGTGGTTGTAGATGTTGCCCAGGCTGACGCCGGCCTTCTCGGCGATCTCGCGGATGGACGTCCCGTGGAAGCCCTGGCGCCGGAAGAGCGCCGCGGCGGCCTTGAGGATGGCGGCCCGGTTGCCGGACTCTCCGCCGCGGGTGAATGAACGATCGTTCATGTTCTCAGTATACCACGCTCCGGCGCGGGCGCGGCGTCTATTTTGGACCGCGGGTGAGATGTGATAGACTCGGCCCATGGACATCACCCGCGTCTGCGTCGTCGGCGGCGGCACGATGGGCAACGGCATCGCCCACGTCTTCGCCTCGAAAGGCTATCACGTCACCCTCGTCGAGGCGAAGAAGGAGCTCGCGGACAAGGCCGTGGCGACGATCTCGAAGAACATGGACCGCCAGGTCGCCAAGGGCGGCATGACGGCCGCCGACAAGGACGCGGCCCTGGCGCGTCTGAAGACCGCGACCTCCATCGCGGAGGCGGCCGGCTTCCAGTTCGCGGTCGAGGCCGTCCCGGAGCGCCTCGACGTCAAGACCGCGGTGTTCAAGGAACTCGAGGCCCA
Coding sequences within:
- a CDS encoding TetR/AcrR family transcriptional regulator — its product is MNDRSFTRGGESGNRAAILKAAAALFRRQGFHGTSIREIAEKAGVSLGNIYNHFPTKEQLFATLLKEYEREYFSPEQPLARVLSEIPFPENIEAMGRASRATVENFADYMRLIYVDMVEFDARHIRRIFLAMRERYRNIQAKTGTAVASDVDPVAAMMMVSFGFSNFFIMEKLFRVTGHYGMSEDSAIRLFARIYRRGVSPETQPTRRLNCKSKTRS